From the Rhodoferax sp. WC2427 genome, one window contains:
- a CDS encoding ABC transporter ATP-binding protein — protein MATLELAQVVKTFDKTTIIHGVDLHVANGEFVVFVGPSGCGKSTLLRIISGLEPATSGEIRIDGQRVNELTAAHRGCSMVFQSYALYPHMSVYDNMAFGLENLGVAKDVIATKVTAAATMLQLGPLLQRKPTQLSGGQRQRVAIGRSIVREPKLFLFDEPLSNLDAELRVSMRAEIRDLHARLGATMIYVTHDQVEAMTMADKIVVLRAGRIEQVGTPLDLYNQPCNQFVAGFIGSPRMNFVPAAQFPSAKPGATTVGIRPEHAQLDEHGPLHLQVAQVEQLGSTSILHGSVVEGTPFELILPGQTRIQRGDTVRVTAPPEHLHCFDAHGLRI, from the coding sequence ATGGCTACTTTAGAACTCGCCCAGGTCGTCAAGACCTTCGACAAAACCACCATCATCCACGGCGTGGACCTGCACGTTGCCAACGGTGAATTCGTGGTCTTTGTCGGCCCCTCCGGCTGCGGCAAATCCACGCTCTTACGCATCATCTCCGGGCTGGAGCCCGCCACCAGCGGCGAGATTCGCATCGACGGCCAGCGCGTCAACGAGCTCACCGCCGCGCACCGCGGCTGCTCCATGGTGTTCCAGTCGTATGCGCTGTATCCGCACATGAGCGTGTACGACAACATGGCCTTCGGGCTGGAAAACCTGGGGGTGGCCAAGGACGTGATTGCCACCAAGGTCACCGCCGCCGCCACCATGCTGCAGCTGGGCCCGCTGCTGCAGCGCAAGCCCACCCAGCTCTCGGGCGGGCAGCGCCAGCGGGTGGCCATTGGCCGCTCCATCGTGCGTGAACCCAAGCTGTTTTTGTTCGACGAGCCCCTGAGCAACCTGGATGCCGAGCTGCGTGTTTCGATGCGCGCCGAGATCCGCGACCTGCACGCCCGCCTGGGTGCCACCATGATTTACGTCACCCACGACCAGGTCGAGGCCATGACCATGGCCGACAAGATCGTGGTGCTGCGCGCCGGCCGCATCGAGCAGGTGGGCACGCCGCTGGACCTGTACAACCAGCCTTGCAACCAGTTTGTGGCGGGTTTCATCGGCAGCCCGCGCATGAACTTCGTACCGGCAGCCCAGTTCCCCAGCGCCAAGCCGGGGGCCACCACCGTGGGCATTCGCCCCGAGCATGCGCAGCTGGACGAACACGGCCCCCTGCACCTCCAGGTGGCGCAGGTCGAGCAGCTGGGCAGCACCAGCATCCTGCACGGCAGCGTGGTCGAGGGCACGCCGTTCGAGCTCATCCTGCCCGGCCAGACCCGCATCCAGCGCGGTGACACCGTGCGCGTGACGGCTCCGCCCGAGCACCTGCATTGCTTCGACGCCCACGGCCTCCGTATCTAA
- a CDS encoding aminoacyl-tRNA synthetase — translation MRMSDEEYFRSCVAKERQLAHLLGHHQIEECYESAGTLWEGRTKLPQWSRQWSACGPLLVAHHIPLHFGSDAAGAWVQAGSTTQHLADHPSPDRAVMMAVVKEVVRRLEHPKELRVA, via the coding sequence ATGCGCATGTCCGACGAAGAGTACTTCCGCAGTTGCGTTGCCAAAGAGCGGCAACTGGCCCATCTGCTGGGCCACCACCAGATCGAAGAGTGCTACGAATCTGCGGGCACCCTGTGGGAGGGGCGCACCAAGCTGCCGCAGTGGAGCCGCCAATGGAGCGCCTGCGGCCCGCTGCTGGTGGCCCACCACATCCCGCTGCATTTTGGGTCGGACGCCGCCGGGGCCTGGGTGCAGGCGGGCAGCACCACCCAGCACCTGGCCGACCACCCAAGCCCCGACCGGGCGGTGATGATGGCGGTGGTCAAGGAAGTGGTGCGCCGACTCGAACACCCGAAGGAACTGCGGGTGGCCTAG
- a CDS encoding TIM-barrel domain-containing protein produces the protein MRLDHPPVFALQSQQGNHLTLASPGGATAHIWVLEEDIVRVLVLPQGQLQMPRTWTVAPGLEDLPPEGRDRMDTSGFALPAFDLFEDGTRLCITTAQVRLTVALQGFFCRWEGQHQGAWTATAADRATQSYNFGWWDEKVYHYLERTRGEQYFGLGERAGDANRAGQRYRMCNLDPMGYNARSTDPLYKHIPFYITRKGGEKDAGLSFGLFYDTLSDCSFDMGREMDNYHGHYRYFVADHGDLDLYYIAGADPAAITRRYTWLTGRPIFPPRYALGYSGSTMRYTDAPNAQERMGEFLARCAEHDIPCDSFHLSSGYTSIGAGRYVFHWNRDKFPDPAAFVQSYLDRGVRLVPNIKPALLRDHPRFEEATQAGLLIHDPDGQPTAVQFWDGTGGYLDFTNPATIAWWKQQVTTQLLQLGIPTTWNDNNEFEIWSSQAQVHGFGTPRAAMEARPLQTMLMVQASHAAQTEYAPQERPFLVSRSGAAGMQRYVQTWSGDNYTAWDTLKYNIRMGLGLAMSGVSNTGHDIGGFSGPAPGPELLVRWVQHGIFLPRFSIHSWNDDQTVNEPWMHPAVTPQIRALVHLRYRLMPYFYDLVWRYHRSFAPIIRPTYYDFPEDAQRLEENDDMLLGAHLLVAAVVEPGQTARRVWLPGTGAWVCWHSAAYFDAGQWISLPAALDCPPPLLAQAGCAIPLNVGEIHFDNVQDVRGFQVFPHPGAGQFEATCFEDDGHSQACRDGAYGQWRLQVSSSSDSLHITVAREGQQPPTQANLLLRLPAAEARPLAVAGATVARSTVVDAWREVLVVF, from the coding sequence ATGCGCCTCGACCACCCCCCCGTATTCGCCCTGCAATCGCAGCAGGGCAACCACCTCACCTTGGCCAGTCCGGGTGGGGCCACCGCCCACATCTGGGTACTCGAAGAAGACATCGTCCGCGTGCTGGTGCTGCCGCAGGGCCAGTTGCAAATGCCCCGCACCTGGACAGTAGCGCCCGGCCTGGAAGACCTGCCGCCCGAGGGCCGCGACCGCATGGACACCAGCGGCTTTGCGTTGCCCGCGTTTGACCTGTTCGAAGACGGCACCCGGCTGTGCATCACCACCGCCCAGGTGCGCCTGACGGTTGCGCTGCAAGGCTTCTTCTGCCGCTGGGAGGGCCAGCACCAGGGCGCCTGGACGGCCACCGCCGCCGACCGCGCCACCCAAAGCTACAACTTCGGCTGGTGGGACGAGAAGGTCTACCACTACCTGGAGCGCACCCGGGGCGAGCAGTACTTTGGCCTGGGCGAGCGCGCGGGCGATGCCAACCGCGCGGGCCAGCGCTACCGCATGTGCAACCTCGACCCCATGGGCTACAACGCCCGCAGCACCGACCCGCTGTACAAGCACATCCCGTTCTACATCACCCGCAAAGGGGGCGAAAAAGACGCAGGCCTCAGCTTTGGTTTGTTCTACGACACCCTGTCCGACTGCAGCTTCGACATGGGCCGCGAGATGGACAACTACCACGGCCACTACCGCTATTTTGTGGCCGACCATGGCGACCTCGACCTGTATTACATCGCCGGAGCCGACCCGGCCGCCATCACCCGCCGCTACACCTGGCTGACCGGCAGGCCCATCTTTCCGCCGCGTTACGCACTGGGCTATTCCGGCTCCACCATGCGCTACACCGACGCGCCCAACGCCCAGGAGCGCATGGGCGAATTCCTGGCCCGCTGCGCCGAGCACGACATCCCCTGCGACTCGTTCCACCTGTCCTCGGGCTACACCTCCATCGGCGCGGGCCGCTACGTCTTCCACTGGAACCGCGACAAATTCCCCGACCCGGCCGCCTTCGTGCAAAGCTACCTCGACCGGGGCGTGCGCCTGGTGCCCAACATCAAGCCCGCCCTGCTGCGCGACCACCCGCGCTTCGAAGAGGCCACCCAGGCCGGCCTGCTGATCCACGACCCCGACGGCCAGCCCACCGCCGTGCAGTTCTGGGACGGCACCGGCGGCTACCTGGACTTCACCAACCCCGCCACCATTGCCTGGTGGAAGCAGCAGGTCACCACCCAGCTGCTGCAGCTGGGCATCCCCACCACCTGGAACGACAACAACGAGTTCGAGATCTGGAGCAGCCAGGCCCAGGTGCACGGCTTTGGCACACCGCGTGCCGCCATGGAAGCCCGGCCCCTGCAAACCATGCTGATGGTGCAGGCCTCGCACGCCGCGCAAACCGAATACGCCCCGCAGGAGCGGCCGTTTCTGGTGTCGCGCTCGGGTGCGGCGGGCATGCAGCGCTATGTGCAAACCTGGTCGGGCGACAACTACACCGCCTGGGACACGCTCAAGTACAACATCCGCATGGGCCTGGGCCTGGCCATGTCCGGTGTGTCCAACACCGGGCACGACATTGGCGGCTTCAGCGGCCCCGCACCCGGCCCCGAGCTGCTGGTGCGCTGGGTGCAGCACGGCATTTTTCTGCCGCGCTTCAGCATCCATTCGTGGAACGACGACCAGACCGTCAACGAGCCCTGGATGCACCCCGCCGTCACGCCGCAGATCCGCGCGCTGGTGCACTTGCGCTACCGGCTCATGCCGTATTTTTACGACCTGGTGTGGCGCTACCACCGCAGCTTCGCACCCATCATCCGCCCCACCTACTACGACTTCCCCGAAGACGCGCAGCGCCTGGAGGAAAACGACGACATGCTGCTGGGCGCGCACCTGCTGGTCGCCGCCGTGGTGGAGCCCGGCCAGACCGCGCGCCGCGTCTGGCTGCCTGGCACCGGGGCCTGGGTCTGCTGGCACAGCGCGGCGTACTTCGACGCCGGGCAGTGGATCAGCCTGCCCGCCGCGCTGGACTGCCCGCCGCCGCTGCTGGCCCAGGCCGGGTGCGCCATCCCGCTGAACGTGGGCGAGATCCACTTCGACAACGTGCAGGACGTGCGCGGCTTCCAGGTGTTTCCGCACCCCGGCGCGGGCCAGTTTGAGGCCACCTGCTTTGAAGACGACGGCCATTCGCAGGCCTGCCGCGACGGGGCTTACGGCCAGTGGCGGCTGCAGGTGAGCAGCAGCTCCGACAGCCTGCACATCACGGTGGCCCGCGAAGGCCAGCAGCCACCCACGCAAGCAAACCTGCTGCTGCGCCTGCCCGCCGCCGAAGCGCGCCCGCTGGCGGTGGCCGGGGCCACGGTGGCCCGCAGCACGGTGGTAGATGCGTGGCGCGAAGTTTTAGTGGTGTTTTAG
- a CDS encoding carbohydrate ABC transporter permease, producing MSVFLRLLGLFFNLFEPVFRLGQKWLGASRIGWLFVGPNLLVISIFTFLPIVINLVYAVTGGVNLLPTQRPFTGVENFAILLECRDYSDLQSCRTDIFWRSIFNTIQFSAIQVVLMLFFSLVTALVLNRKIIGRGFWRGVFFYPVLLSPVVVALIWKWLLQSQGVFNAGLVALGSTPMDWLLDRHWAFFWVVVVSIWAHMGFYTLILLAGLQAIPKDVYEAAEMDAAPPFRVLRRITLPLLMPNLIVVLVLVMIRAVQSFDEVFVLTGGGPGSATTFIVQYIYQTGFAEQIHLYGLAAAASLILAVGLMALTLAQLRLSKASDAGKTKK from the coding sequence ATGTCTGTGTTTCTGCGCCTTCTGGGCTTGTTCTTCAACCTGTTCGAGCCGGTGTTCCGGCTCGGGCAGAAGTGGCTGGGGGCCTCCAGGATCGGCTGGCTGTTTGTGGGGCCGAACCTGCTGGTCATCAGCATCTTCACCTTCCTGCCCATCGTCATCAACCTGGTCTACGCGGTGACCGGCGGGGTCAACCTGCTGCCCACGCAGCGGCCCTTCACGGGGGTGGAGAACTTCGCCATCCTGCTGGAATGCCGCGACTACAGCGACCTGCAGAGCTGCCGCACCGACATCTTCTGGCGCTCGATCTTCAACACCATCCAATTCAGCGCCATCCAGGTGGTGCTGATGCTGTTTTTCTCGCTGGTCACGGCCCTGGTGCTGAACCGCAAGATCATCGGCCGGGGCTTCTGGCGCGGCGTGTTCTTCTATCCGGTGCTGCTGTCGCCGGTGGTGGTGGCGCTGATCTGGAAGTGGTTGTTGCAAAGCCAGGGCGTGTTCAATGCCGGGCTGGTGGCCCTGGGCAGCACGCCGATGGACTGGCTGCTGGACCGGCACTGGGCCTTCTTCTGGGTGGTGGTGGTGTCCATCTGGGCGCACATGGGTTTTTACACGCTGATTTTGCTGGCCGGTTTGCAGGCCATTCCCAAAGACGTGTACGAGGCCGCCGAGATGGATGCCGCACCGCCGTTTCGCGTGCTGCGGCGCATCACCCTGCCGCTTTTGATGCCCAACCTGATCGTGGTGCTGGTGCTGGTGATGATCCGCGCGGTGCAGAGCTTTGACGAGGTCTTTGTGCTCACCGGCGGCGGGCCGGGCTCGGCCACCACCTTCATCGTGCAGTACATCTACCAGACCGGTTTTGCCGAGCAAATCCACCTGTACGGCCTGGCAGCAGCGGCTTCGCTGATCCTGGCTGTGGGCCTGATGGCCCTGACCCTGGCGCAGCTGCGCCTGTCCAAGGCCAGCGACGCTGGCAAAACCAAGAAGTAA
- a CDS encoding patatin-like phospholipase family protein: MSASPNRQKSQDALLVRHLTAFFGTLEPEAMELLRHSLEWLEVSGGDTLLTQGHAGDAMYLVVSGRLRAFVHSEGGSPQRVGDIVRGQVVGEMSLYTGEPRAATVVAVRDAVLARLDRPAFQRLLACSSQISQAFTTQIIRQLQGRRHAPVADKLVTIGLLPITTGIDVPDFAARLALQLSTLGRVGVVSRHDIDQRLEALGLGPSDNTDKETQRRIAMLLDQIEAEHDFVLLLADATPTPWTQRCCRHCDELLLLADATQPPVLHPSETRFLSNRPPLTVIADILVLLHPANQPSPRHTARWLARRPVAGHLHIRPTLDRDMARLARIQSRTAVGLVLAGGGARGLAHLGVLRALQERGIEVDWVGGTSIGAVMATYAASDQPLDKVMANARRAFATNPTGDFNLFPVLSLIKGLRLKRILRTAVEELVGFDADIEDLWINFFCVATNFSTASEQRLQHGNLPHALLASTSIPGALPPVAHGGDLLCDGGSFNNFPVDVMRSMRGVGRVIGVDLNIRTPVRVDHEDMPGSWALLRDRLRPLAQRRYRLPSLPSYLMTVTILYSMSRQSSAQQQCDMYFNPPLNRVGMLQWRRLENIVQRGYAHALQVLDEAGHPA, translated from the coding sequence ATGAGTGCCTCGCCCAACCGCCAGAAATCGCAGGATGCCCTGCTGGTACGCCACCTCACCGCTTTCTTCGGCACGCTGGAGCCCGAGGCCATGGAGCTGCTGCGGCACAGTCTGGAGTGGCTGGAGGTGAGCGGCGGCGACACCCTGCTGACCCAGGGCCATGCGGGCGACGCGATGTACCTGGTGGTCAGTGGCCGGCTGCGCGCCTTTGTCCACAGCGAAGGCGGCAGCCCGCAGCGGGTGGGCGACATCGTACGCGGCCAGGTGGTGGGCGAAATGAGCCTGTACACCGGCGAGCCGCGTGCCGCCACCGTGGTGGCCGTGCGCGACGCGGTGCTGGCCCGGCTGGACCGCCCGGCCTTCCAGCGCCTGCTGGCCTGCAGCAGCCAAATATCGCAGGCCTTCACCACGCAAATCATCCGCCAGCTGCAGGGCCGCAGGCATGCGCCGGTGGCCGACAAGCTGGTCACCATCGGCCTGCTGCCCATCACTACCGGCATCGATGTACCCGACTTTGCCGCCCGGCTGGCCCTGCAACTCAGCACTCTGGGCCGGGTGGGCGTGGTCAGCCGCCACGACATCGACCAGCGGCTGGAGGCCCTGGGCCTGGGCCCCAGCGACAACACCGACAAGGAAACCCAGCGCCGCATTGCCATGCTGCTGGACCAGATCGAGGCCGAGCACGATTTTGTGCTGCTGCTGGCCGATGCCACGCCCACGCCCTGGACGCAGCGCTGCTGCCGCCACTGCGACGAACTGCTGCTGCTGGCCGACGCCACCCAGCCGCCGGTGCTGCACCCCAGCGAAACCCGGTTTTTGAGCAACCGCCCGCCGTTGACGGTGATTGCCGACATCCTGGTGCTGCTGCACCCGGCCAACCAGCCCTCGCCGCGCCACACCGCCCGCTGGCTGGCGCGCCGCCCGGTGGCCGGGCACCTGCACATCCGCCCCACGCTGGACCGCGACATGGCCCGGCTGGCGCGCATCCAGAGCCGCACCGCGGTGGGCCTGGTGCTGGCCGGAGGCGGCGCGCGCGGGCTGGCCCACCTGGGCGTGCTGCGGGCGCTGCAGGAGCGCGGCATCGAAGTGGACTGGGTCGGCGGCACCAGCATTGGCGCGGTGATGGCCACCTATGCCGCCTCCGACCAGCCGCTGGACAAGGTAATGGCCAACGCCCGCCGGGCCTTTGCCACCAACCCCACCGGCGACTTCAACCTGTTCCCGGTGCTGTCGCTGATCAAGGGCCTGCGCCTCAAACGCATCCTGCGCACCGCGGTGGAAGAGCTGGTGGGCTTTGACGCCGACATCGAAGACCTGTGGATCAACTTCTTCTGCGTGGCCACCAACTTCTCCACCGCCAGCGAGCAGCGCCTGCAGCACGGCAACCTGCCCCACGCGCTGCTGGCCAGCACCTCCATCCCCGGCGCACTGCCGCCGGTGGCGCATGGCGGCGACCTGCTGTGCGACGGCGGCAGCTTCAACAACTTTCCGGTGGACGTGATGCGCAGCATGCGCGGCGTGGGCCGGGTGATCGGCGTGGACCTGAACATCCGCACCCCGGTGCGGGTGGACCACGAGGACATGCCGGGCAGTTGGGCCCTGCTGCGCGACCGCCTGCGCCCGCTGGCCCAGCGCCGTTACCGCCTGCCGTCGCTGCCCTCGTACCTGATGACGGTAACCATTTTGTACAGCATGTCGCGCCAGAGCAGCGCCCAGCAGCAGTGCGACATGTACTTCAACCCGCCGCTGAACCGGGTGGGCATGCTGCAGTGGCGGCGGCTGGAAAACATCGTGCAACGCGGCTACGCGCATGCCCTGCAGGTTCTGGACGAGGCGGGACACCCCGCCTGA
- a CDS encoding carbohydrate ABC transporter permease, whose product MANFVTRTRGRNRLHWTDWVSYAYLVVGLFVMFGPVLWLVMSSFKTESALSQFPPSFLPYSQKEVVVAGFDKPLPLFLAKDESGQTRTLAQVRRIGIMATMVDPAAPETEIRVNINDRKPLNELKFASGNYTELFGKFAFGSYLWNSVFITVVATILTLLFNSMAAFALSKYQFTGQKTVFVLIIATLMIPPTIILVPAFLVISELNLLNNLWGVILPAVATPTGVFLLRQYMLTIPDELLEAARMDNASEWRIYWKIILPLAAPAMAVLAIFSFMWRWNDFLWPLIVLSKSENFTLQLALNAFQGELNTQWHYLLAMTVITLIPITLVFTFLQKYITTGIASAGVK is encoded by the coding sequence ATGGCCAATTTTGTAACCCGCACCCGAGGCCGCAACCGTCTCCACTGGACCGACTGGGTGTCGTATGCCTACCTGGTGGTGGGCCTGTTCGTGATGTTCGGCCCGGTGCTGTGGCTGGTGATGTCGTCGTTCAAGACCGAGAGCGCGCTCAGCCAGTTTCCGCCCAGCTTTTTGCCCTACAGCCAGAAAGAGGTGGTGGTGGCCGGGTTTGACAAACCGCTGCCGTTGTTCCTGGCCAAGGATGAGAGCGGCCAGACCCGCACGCTGGCCCAGGTGCGCCGCATCGGCATCATGGCCACCATGGTGGACCCGGCTGCGCCAGAGACTGAGATCCGCGTCAACATCAACGACCGCAAGCCGCTCAACGAGCTGAAGTTTGCCAGCGGCAACTACACCGAGCTGTTCGGCAAGTTCGCCTTTGGCAGCTACCTGTGGAACAGCGTGTTCATCACCGTGGTGGCCACCATCCTCACGCTGCTGTTCAACTCGATGGCGGCGTTTGCCCTGTCCAAGTACCAGTTCACCGGGCAGAAAACCGTGTTCGTGCTGATCATCGCCACGCTGATGATTCCGCCCACCATCATTCTGGTGCCCGCGTTTCTGGTGATCTCGGAGCTGAACCTGCTCAACAACCTGTGGGGCGTGATCCTGCCCGCCGTGGCCACGCCCACCGGGGTGTTTTTGCTGCGCCAGTACATGCTGACCATTCCCGACGAGCTGCTGGAGGCCGCCCGCATGGACAACGCCAGCGAATGGCGCATCTACTGGAAGATCATCCTGCCGCTGGCGGCCCCGGCCATGGCGGTGCTGGCCATCTTCTCGTTCATGTGGCGCTGGAACGACTTTCTCTGGCCGCTGATCGTGCTGTCCAAGTCCGAGAACTTCACCCTGCAACTGGCCCTGAACGCCTTCCAGGGCGAGCTCAACACCCAATGGCACTACCTGCTGGCCATGACCGTCATCACGCTGATCCCCATCACCCTGGTGTTCACGTTTTTGCAAAAGTACATCACCACCGGCATTGCCAGTGCCGGTGTGAAATAA
- a CDS encoding sulfite exporter TauE/SafE family protein, translating into MELLFVSLASLLAGFIDAIVGGGGLILVPALFATFPTAHPATLFGVNKGASIWGTGFATWQYSRRVQLRWQSLLPAAVAGFAGAMFGAWLVTVVPSDFLRKLLPVILLAVLVYTLAKKQLGAVHAPRFSGLQEALIASAIGLTIGFYDGFFGPGTGSFFVFLLVRWLGYDFLHASASAKLLNTATNLAALILFVSTGHIWWHFVLPMAIANVLGSVLGSRMALKHGTGFVRTVFIVVVSALILKTGYTAFFQ; encoded by the coding sequence ATGGAACTCCTTTTTGTCTCGCTGGCCTCGCTGCTGGCCGGTTTTATCGATGCGATTGTGGGCGGCGGCGGCCTGATCCTGGTGCCTGCGCTGTTTGCCACCTTCCCCACGGCCCACCCGGCCACGCTGTTCGGGGTCAACAAGGGGGCCTCCATCTGGGGCACGGGCTTTGCCACTTGGCAGTACAGCCGCCGGGTGCAGTTGCGCTGGCAGAGCCTGCTGCCCGCGGCGGTAGCGGGTTTTGCCGGGGCGATGTTCGGGGCCTGGCTGGTGACGGTGGTGCCCAGCGACTTCTTGCGCAAGCTGCTGCCGGTGATTCTGCTGGCCGTGCTGGTCTACACCCTGGCCAAGAAGCAACTGGGCGCGGTGCACGCGCCGCGCTTTTCCGGCCTGCAGGAGGCACTGATCGCCAGCGCGATTGGCCTGACCATCGGTTTTTACGACGGCTTTTTTGGTCCCGGCACGGGTAGCTTCTTTGTGTTTTTGCTGGTGCGCTGGCTGGGCTACGACTTTTTGCACGCCTCGGCCTCGGCCAAGCTGCTCAACACCGCCACCAACCTGGCGGCGCTGATCCTGTTTGTCTCCACCGGCCACATCTGGTGGCACTTTGTGCTGCCCATGGCCATTGCCAATGTGCTGGGCAGCGTGCTGGGCTCGCGCATGGCGCTGAAGCACGGCACGGGTTTTGTGCGCACCGTGTTCATCGTGGTGGTGAGCGCGCTGATCTTGAAGACCGGCTACACCGCGTTTTTCCAGTAG